TCCGGTACGGCCCCTGACGTCGCGATCTTCCCGCAGCCCGGTCTTCTGGCCACCCAGGCAAAGGCCGGCTACCTGAAGCCCGCTCCCAAGGCTGTGTCCGATCTTGTGGACAAGAACTGGTCCCCAGACTGGAAGAAGTACGGCACGGTGGATGGCACGTTCTACGCCGCCCCGATGCTTGCAAACGTCAAGGGATACGTCTGGTACTCGCCCAAGACCTTCAAGGACAAGGGTTGGACAGTCCCCAAGACGTGGGATGAAATGATGGACCTGACCAAGAAGATCGCGGACGACAAGACCATGAAGCCATGGTGTGCCGGATTTGAATCGGGCGAAGCCACTGGTTGGCCTGGTACCGACTGGATCGAGGACGTTGTCCTGCGTGCCGAAGGCCCGGAAGTCTATGACAAGTGGATCACGCACCAGATTCCGTTCAATGACCCCAAGATCGTCAACTCCTTCAACAAGGTTGGCGATATCCTCCTCAACCCGAATTACGTCAACGGTGGCTTCGGTGACCCCCGCTCGATCCTGAGCACCGCGTTTGCCCAGGCCGGTCAGCCCGTTCTGGACGGACAGTGCGCCATGCACCACCAGGCATCCTTCCAGGCAGCCAACTGGCCTGCCGGTACCAACGTGGCCGAGGACGGCGACGTCTGGGCATTCATGACTCCTCCGGTGGATGCATCCAAGGGCACAGCCATCACCGGTGGTGGCGAGTCGGTTGCTGCTTACAAGGACACCCCTGAGGTCCAGGCTTACCTGGCATTCATGGCTAGCGCGGACTTCGCCAACAACCGCGTGAAGCTCGGCGGTGCCATCAGTGCAAACAAGGGCCTTGACCCGAACAATGCACAGTCCGCCTTGGATAAGCAGTCCATCAAGCTCCTCCAGGATCCCAAGACCGTCTTCCGTTTTGACGGTTCGGACCTGATGCCGAGCGCCGTGGGTTCCAACTCGTTCTGGAAGGGCATCGTTGCTTGGATCAACGGCAGCTCTGCCCAGCAGGTAACTGACAGCATCGAGTCCAGCTGGCCCAAGGGCTAACTCCGAAGGCACTGCCTCCCTTGGCTGGTTTGCCCAGCCGGGGAGGCAGTGTGTTTCCCGGAACTTAGTGATTCACTCACGCCCCGGAGGTTGGGTATGGAATTTATCGGAGGAAAACTCCTTCAAGTAGTGATCGCCCTGGCGATTTTTGCCGCAATTATCGGCATCCTCATGCTCGTGGTGGATAGGGCACCAAAGTCGGTCAAGGACAAAGTTACGGTGGCCGGATTCCTGGCTCCTGCTGGAATCCTGATGCTGGTGGGCCTTGTGTATCCCGCTGTACGGACGTCAATGTTGGCCTTCACGGATGCCAGTGGCCAAGGCAACGGGTTCGATAACTTTGTTTGGATGTTCACGCAGCCTGAGGCTTTGACCACGCTGCGGAACACCATCATCTGGACCATCCTGGTTCCCCTGTTGTCGACCAGCTTTGGGCTGGCCTACGCCGTCTTCATCGATAAGGCCCGTGGAGAGCGGGTTCTGAAGTCCTTGGTCTTCATGCCGATGGCCATCTCCTTTGTAGGAGCCGGCATCATCTGGAAGCTCGTTTATGACTACCGCGGCCCCGGTATTGAACAGACGGGTGTCATCAACTTCATCCGCGACGCCATGGGAATGAACCCGAAGCAGTTCCTCCTGGACGCCCCGGAAAACACCATCTTCCTGATCATCGTGATGGTGTGGATCCAAACAGGCTTTGCCATGGTGATTCTTTCCGCGGCCATCAAGGGTGTGCCGGTGGAACTCATCGAGGCAGCCCGTTTGGATGGGGCCAACGCCTGGCAGCAGTTCCGCAACGTTACGGTCCCGGGTATCCGTGGGGCGCTGGTGGTGGTCCTGACTACTATCACGATCGCCACGCTGAAGGTCTTCGACATCGTCCGAACCATGACGGCCGGTAACTACGACACGTCGGTTGTGGCCAACGAAATGTACACGCAAGCCTTTCGCGCCGGCGAGCCAGGACGAGGTGCCGCTTTGGCCCTGATCCTGTTCCTCATGGTGCTGCCCATCGTCGTGTACAACGCTCGAGTCCTTCGCAAGCAAAGGGAGATCCATTGACAGCCACGCCAGCCCCGAAAGAGGCGTCCAAGGCCGCCACCCGGCAGCGTCCTGGATCGGACCCCGCGGAGGACGCCCAGCCGATGATGCGCAGGGTCAAGACCAAGCTCACTTCCAAGTGGGCAACAGCGGCAGCGATCATCATCGCCGTCGTGTGGTCTGTCCCGACGTTTGGACTCTTTGTTACCTCGTTCCGTCCTGCCCCGAAGCAGGTGGGCCCCCGCTCAAACGGTTGGTGGAATGCCTTCCTGGACTGGGACTTCACAGTCAAGAACTATACGGACGTCCTTACCCCGGCAGGCTCGCAATCTGCCAACCTGTCCCAGTACTTCGCCAACTCGGTAGCGATCGTCATCCCGGTCACCATCTTTGTTCTGGTGTTGGCATCCATGGCCGCCTACGTGTTCGCGTGGGGCAAGTTCAAGGGGCGCGACGCACTCTTCATTTTCGTGTTCGCCCTGCAGATCATTCCGCTCCAGATGGCGCTGATTCCGCTCCTGCAACTCTTTACGCAAACCCTGCATTTGCCGGCGGGTTCGTACGCGCAGCTGTGGATCGCGCACACGATGTTCGGGCTTCCCCTGGGTATTTTCCTCCTCCACAACTTCATCTCCGAGATCCCTGGTGAAGTTATCGAGGCGGCAAGGGTGGATGGTGCGGGACACAGCACTATTTTCTGGCGCATCATCCTGCCGCTTTCCGTTCCGGCGCTGGCTTCGCTGGCGATCTTCCAGTTCCTGTGGGTCTGGAACGACCTCCTGGTTGCGCTGGTGTTCTCCGGTGGAACGGCCGACGTAGCACCTATCACCCAGCGTCTGGCCGAGATTTCCGGTACGCGCGGTGCCAGGGACTACTTGAACCCGGCTGCGGCCTTCGTCTCGATCATCATTCCGCTTCTGGTGTTCTTCGGCCTGCAGCGGTACTTCGTCCGAGGCCTGCTGTCCGGCGGTCTCAAGGGCTAGACAATTGCAGCGTTGGTTACGCAGCGGATGACTCCGCTGCGTAACCAAGCCCTGCACAAAATAGACTGATTCTTCGCCGAAAGATAAGAAAACGGCGAAGTAAAGGCAGCCGGAGAGGGGGGCCTGTGACACGAACAACGGGTAGGTCCCAGCGCGGTGGTCATACAGGCGTCAGCATCGAGGACGTCGCAGCAGCAGCGGGAGTGTCTACGGCCACCGTGTCCAGGGCTGTCAGGGGGCTGCCCCGGGTTTCGCCTGCAACGCGTGAAAAGATCCTGGAAGTCGCGGCGTCGCTGGGCTATGTGGCGTCGTCGTCGGCGTCGGGACTGGCCACTGGGCGCACGCGCACTATCGGAGTCCTGGCGCCCTTCGTCAGCCGTTGGTTCTTCTCCAAAGCAATAGAAGGCGCGGACAGGGAACTGCACTCGCGCAAGTACAACCTCTCCCTGTTCAACCTCGGCGGCCATGGCAGCAATCGCGAGCGGCTCTTCAGCTCCACCATGGTCTACAAACAGATCGACGCGCTGCTGGTGCTGTGTATGGCGCTCAGCGAGGACGAACTGGAACACCTCCACAAGATCGACATCCCGCTGGTAGTGGTTGGCGGGCACGTTGAGGATTGCGCCTACATCGGTATTAACGATTACGACGCCGCGTCCACAGCCGTGCGGCATCTGCTGGACTTGGGACACAAGGACATCGCGCTGCTCCACGGCGACGACGAGACAGACCTGAACTTCGACGTTCCCCGTGTCCGAATCCGCGCCTTCCAGGAAGTCATGTCCGACGCCGGCTTGGAAGTCCGTCCTGAATGGGACGAATGGGGTGACTTCACAGTTGCCAGCGGGCAGCAGGCATTCCTTCGGCTCTGGAATCAACCCGGACGCAAGCCAACAGCTATTTTCTGTTCCTCTGATGAGATGGCCATGGGAGTCATCTTCGAAGCCACGCGTCACGGCGTTCGCGTGCCGGAGGACCTCTCAGTCATCGGCATCGACGATCACGACTTTTCCGAAGCATTGGGTCTCACAACCGTGGGTCAACGACCGGACGACCAAGCCGAACTGGGAACCAAGATGCTATTGGATGAACTCGATGGCATTGCCGGTGCCGTGCATTCAGAGGTAGCGCCGCACCAACTGATTGTCCGGGAGACAACGGCACCGCCATGCCGGTAAAGAAAGGCTACGAGGCCCGCGCCAACTGACGGATGGGGATCCAGCGTGAGGCCAGCCGGCGATAAGCTGCAGCCGCGCCCGTCATATCTCCCTCAGCCAGGCATTCGATCCCGAGGCGTACATCCATGGGGGATTCGTCCGGGTACACCTTGTCCGCCACA
This genomic stretch from Micrococcaceae bacterium Sec5.1 harbors:
- a CDS encoding LacI family DNA-binding transcriptional regulator — its product is MTRTTGRSQRGGHTGVSIEDVAAAAGVSTATVSRAVRGLPRVSPATREKILEVAASLGYVASSSASGLATGRTRTIGVLAPFVSRWFFSKAIEGADRELHSRKYNLSLFNLGGHGSNRERLFSSTMVYKQIDALLVLCMALSEDELEHLHKIDIPLVVVGGHVEDCAYIGINDYDAASTAVRHLLDLGHKDIALLHGDDETDLNFDVPRVRIRAFQEVMSDAGLEVRPEWDEWGDFTVASGQQAFLRLWNQPGRKPTAIFCSSDEMAMGVIFEATRHGVRVPEDLSVIGIDDHDFSEALGLTTVGQRPDDQAELGTKMLLDELDGIAGAVHSEVAPHQLIVRETTAPPCR
- a CDS encoding carbohydrate ABC transporter permease, which codes for MTATPAPKEASKAATRQRPGSDPAEDAQPMMRRVKTKLTSKWATAAAIIIAVVWSVPTFGLFVTSFRPAPKQVGPRSNGWWNAFLDWDFTVKNYTDVLTPAGSQSANLSQYFANSVAIVIPVTIFVLVLASMAAYVFAWGKFKGRDALFIFVFALQIIPLQMALIPLLQLFTQTLHLPAGSYAQLWIAHTMFGLPLGIFLLHNFISEIPGEVIEAARVDGAGHSTIFWRIILPLSVPALASLAIFQFLWVWNDLLVALVFSGGTADVAPITQRLAEISGTRGARDYLNPAAAFVSIIIPLLVFFGLQRYFVRGLLSGGLKG
- a CDS encoding sugar ABC transporter permease, with protein sequence MEFIGGKLLQVVIALAIFAAIIGILMLVVDRAPKSVKDKVTVAGFLAPAGILMLVGLVYPAVRTSMLAFTDASGQGNGFDNFVWMFTQPEALTTLRNTIIWTILVPLLSTSFGLAYAVFIDKARGERVLKSLVFMPMAISFVGAGIIWKLVYDYRGPGIEQTGVINFIRDAMGMNPKQFLLDAPENTIFLIIVMVWIQTGFAMVILSAAIKGVPVELIEAARLDGANAWQQFRNVTVPGIRGALVVVLTTITIATLKVFDIVRTMTAGNYDTSVVANEMYTQAFRAGEPGRGAALALILFLMVLPIVVYNARVLRKQREIH
- a CDS encoding extracellular solute-binding protein — its product is MKKSKYLLPVAAAGVLALTMSACSGNSGGGGSTASNDCSAYDTYGKHDGKTVSVYSTIVDVEATNLEESWAQFEKCTGITVKYEGSKEFETQIGVRAQSGTAPDVAIFPQPGLLATQAKAGYLKPAPKAVSDLVDKNWSPDWKKYGTVDGTFYAAPMLANVKGYVWYSPKTFKDKGWTVPKTWDEMMDLTKKIADDKTMKPWCAGFESGEATGWPGTDWIEDVVLRAEGPEVYDKWITHQIPFNDPKIVNSFNKVGDILLNPNYVNGGFGDPRSILSTAFAQAGQPVLDGQCAMHHQASFQAANWPAGTNVAEDGDVWAFMTPPVDASKGTAITGGGESVAAYKDTPEVQAYLAFMASADFANNRVKLGGAISANKGLDPNNAQSALDKQSIKLLQDPKTVFRFDGSDLMPSAVGSNSFWKGIVAWINGSSAQQVTDSIESSWPKG